A portion of the Lolium rigidum isolate FL_2022 chromosome 1, APGP_CSIRO_Lrig_0.1, whole genome shotgun sequence genome contains these proteins:
- the LOC124681049 gene encoding probable 2-oxoglutarate-dependent dioxygenase SLC1: MAIVGLTDAGDHHLPHHVKSRAVNDEAAAADYCLKGVRHLSDAGITRLPGRYVLPASDRPGASVCISSGGSARVKLPVVDLARLRVPTERAAVLSTIYTACRDYGFFQVVNHGVDSEAIAGMLDVAARFFELPFPERARHMSPDVRAPVRYGTSFNQANDAVLCWRDFLKLSCVPTVEDVVPSWPDSPADLREVAAAYAEASRRVFVEVVEAALEALGIGDGEDGVMEELATAGSQMMTVNCYPACPQPELTLGMPPHSDYGFFTLVLQDDVEGLQVMHDGEWFIVDPVPGSFVVNVGDHFEIYSNGRYKSVLHRVRVNSTRPRISVASFHSVGTERVVGPAAELVDEQRGGEARRYMDTDFATFLAYLASAEGKHKNFLQSRRLA; this comes from the exons ATGGCGATCGTTGGCTTGACGGATGCCGGCGACCACCACCTGCCTCACCATGTCAAGAGCAGAGCCGTCAACGACGAAGCAGCCGCGGCCGATTACTGCCTCAAAGGCGTCAGGCACTTATCCGATGCCGGCATTACCAGGCTTCCCGGCAGGTACGTCCTGCCGGCCTCCGACCGCCCCGGCGCCTCCGTCTGCATAAGCAGCGGCGGCAGCGCGAGGGTGAAGCTCCCCGTCGTGGACCtcgctcgtctccgcgtgcccacGGAGCGCGCCGCCGTTCTGTCGACGATCTACACCGCGTGCCGCGACTACGGCTTCTTCCAGGTGGTGAACCACGGCGTAGACTCCGAGGCCATCGCCGGGATGCTGGACGTGGCTGCGCGCTTCTTCGAGCTCCCCTTCCCGGAACGCGCGCGGCACATGTCGCCGGACGTGCGCGCGCCGGTGCGGTACGGCACGAGTTTCAACCAGGCCAACGACGCCGTCCTCTGCTGGCGTGACTTTCTCAAGCTCTCCTGCGTGCCGACGGTAGAGGACGTCGTGCCGTCGTGGCCCGACTCGCCGGCCGACCTCAGGGAGGTGGCGGCCGCGTACGCGGAGGCGAGCCGGAGGGTGTTCGTGGAAGTCGTGGAGGCGGCGCTGGAGGCTTTGGGGATCGGAGATGGTGAAGATGGCGTGATGGAGGAGCTGGCCACGGCTGGGTCGCAGATGATGACGGTGAACTGCTACCCGGCGTGCCCGCAGCCGGAGCTCACGCTGGGGATGCCACCGCACTCTGACTATGGGTTCTTCACGCTTGTGCTCCAGGACGACGTGGAGGGGCTACAGGTCATGCACGACGGCGAGTGGTTCATCGTCGACCCCGTCCCGGGCTCCTTCGTCGTCAACGTCGGCGACCACTTCGAG ATATACAGCAACGGTCGGTATAAGAGCGTGCTTCACCGGGTGCGCGTGAACTCGACGCGGCCTCGCATCTCGGTGGCGTCGTTCCACAGCGTGGGGACGGAGCGGGTGGTCGGGCCGGCGGCGGAGCTCGTCGACGAGCAGCGTGGCGGCGAAGCGCGGCGGTACATGGACACCGACTTCGCCACCTTCCTCGCCTACCTCGCCTCCGCCGAGGGGAAGCACAAGAACTTCTTGCAGTCAAGGAGACTCGCCTGA